The following DNA comes from Lemur catta isolate mLemCat1 chromosome 19, mLemCat1.pri, whole genome shotgun sequence.
GAGGACACCTGTACGAAGGGCGGCTGGGGAGGGGATTTCCCACTGGGACCCATTTCTCAGTACCACTGATACTACCACCAGACAAGCCAGCCCCAGAGGGCGTGAAATGCAAGACCGAAACCTCCCCCGCACGGCTGCACAAGAACCAAACCTCACTGCAAACCATTTCAGACTCCCAGGCTCAGGACCCCCACTCCCCACAGAACTTCAGAGAGGAGAGGTCATCTCTCATCCTCACAAAGGCCCGAGAGAGAAAAGGCTCCACTAGAGAGTAAAGGCCACAGCCTGTGCAAATCCCATCACAACTCCTTCCCAGCAGACATGCCCTCCCTCCGCCGGCCTGGGAGGGAATCCAACAGGGAGGTGGGCTTAGGGACACGCCCCATGAAAAAGATGTCCCTCCCACACATCCAGAAATGGCCACAAGGGGGTGCACGGCGCCTTACTGGGAAGGATTTCCTCCATCTAGATGACCCACCACCACCCAAAGGGAGGTCACAGGGGCATGCCCCATCCCCCGTAACTCCTAAAGCcccgggcgggggtggggagaattCAAGGACAGGAAAGGGAGGTGGAAGACCAATTCTTCATCTTCCTCCAGTCCCAAACCCAGAGCACACAATGCCTAGACCGATGCCCCAGCAGATCCCCCAGGACCTTGGAAGCGGGCTGTGAAGGGTTGAGAAGCACTGCCCCTCGCAAGGCACTCTTCCCTACATCGTGGAGGGCCCCAGGGAAATTCCACCCTGTGTGTCCTGGACCCCgggagcagagctgggggcctCAGAAGGAGGGTTTGAGCCCCCCTCCGCACCCCCAGGCGGCCCTCCCCGGTCGGGGGCGGGGCCTTTGTCCGGCACGTGGAGCCCGCCGGGCCACCGGGCTCggcacaccccctccccacccaccgcGCCGTGGCCACGTGGGGGCCTGGCCGGAAGCGCTCCCAGCCCTCATCTACGTAAGACGGATGAAACACCTTCGGCTAGGCCGGATGCCGAAGGCCCCCAAAAGCTAGGGAGCCCCCACCTCGAACGATATCCCTGGATCCGGGGCGTGCGGCGCCCCCTCCGTGTGGCTGGGGATCTTCATCCCTAATTCGCCGACCCAGAGCCCTTTCCCCACGACGGAGACATAAAACACCGACCCCCCAAGCCGGCCCCCGCCCCCATCGGCGCTCCAGACACTCACCTCCATGATGCAGTTCGCGGGCTCGGCTGCCGCCATCTTCACCCGCACCTACTCCTCCTCCGGCCGTCTAGACCCCCCCCTTTCTCCTCACTCCTCCGAACCGCTTTATAGCGGAGGGTCTACGGCCCGCCTACCGCGACCCCGCCAGAAGATTTCATTGGTAGTGGAGGCGGCACATCTGAGAATACCGTCTATCAATTGGCTGGAGAAGACGCCCGTCAAAGGTCAGAGGTTTGCCCAGACTGGCGTTCAGGGTCCCGCCCCCTCAAGTCGACCAGGATGGGGACAACTGCCCGTCTATTGCAAGAAGCGCGACTGGTGATTGGGTAAAGTCAACCAGGAGTGCCcgcccctttcccccagcacCGCCTCAAAACTTCCCGGCGGGCCCCGCGCTAAGCACACGCCTTGAAACAGAGCTGTCCATCACCAAAACGACCCGCCTTTTAATAGCTGCTATTGGTTTAGCCAAAACGTGACGTCACTAGGCCTTTGGCCAGCCCTCGCCAAGCGGCTGGCCTCAAGGAGAACACCGCAATTGGCCCACGGGTTGGGAGAAAGGCAGGGCTTTAGGCACCACCGATTGGCTCAAAGGAACTAGCGCTCCTCGTCCGTTCGGTGGATTCTCCCGGCCTCGGAGGGGAGTTTGGAAGAACAAGGGAGCTTGTACCCATTTACCGAGGGGAAAAAACTGAAGCAgtgagaggctcagagagggggcGGGCTTATCTGGGGTCCCGAAACCAGTCGGGAGTAGGAATCAGCCGTCGATACATTTAATCCCCAGCCCTTTATACAACTGTtctaagtttgtttgttttctttttgatacagagtctcactctgttgcccaggctagagtgccgtggcctcagcctagctcacagcaacctcaaactcctgggctcaagcgatcctcctgcctcagcctcctgagtagctgcgactacaggcatgtgccaccacgccgggctaattttttctatatatttttagttgtccggctaatttctttctatttttagtagagatggggtctcgctcttgctcaggctggtctcgaactcctgagctccaacgatccacccaccccggcctcccagagtgctaggattacaggcgtgagccaccgcgcccagcctgttccAAGATTTTAAAGCCCGTCAACCTCTCTCAGGCCACCTGGCTTTTGCCAAGTCCTTCCCCTGCCAGGAACGCCCGCCTCTCTGTCTGGCGTAATCTTACAGGTCCATCAGGGCACAGTTTAGAAGCAGCCTCTTCCAGGAAACTTTCCGTGATCTGCAAAAGATCCTAGTTGAATGAAGATGAATGCAAAAGGTGGACTTTGTGGACtctgcctcttctttctcctttcgcACTCTGTCCTCAGTTCAAACCTCTCTGCAGTCCCTGAATGAGCGCGCTCTGTTGTCCCCGGGCCTCTGCACTGGCTGTGCTCCCTGGCATACTTCCTTCCCGACAAACTCCTAATACTGTAAGATTTCCAGTATAACTTCTTTATTAGTTCTCTGCCCGCCCCTCCTCTGTTCCCCAGGTCCATCACACCCATCAGCCCTGGCTGTGGGTCTTCCCCCACACCGTATCTTCTTCTGGGTCTCCAAGTTGGTACGGCCCTACCTCCCACCCAGTCACCAAGCCAGACCATTGGGCTCCCCTCCCACAGCCTGTCAgtcccctgccccgcccctcctctCCCTCGTGGACCAGCAACCCAGACTTCTTCCCGACCTCTAAGCCTCCAGTCTTCCCCTCCAGTCCCCCACCTTGTGGGTCCTCAGAGCCTTCCTGTGTTTCCCCAGCACTCTCAGGACAAAGTCCCAGCCCCTCAGCCCAGTGTTTGTTGTCCCATCACTGATGCCTTACTGATCCCTGCTGCCTTACTGATCCCTGCCTGGTTCTCTGGGACCACCACACACTCTTTCACTCCTTGGTGCCATTATACAGACCCTTCCCCTCTTCTCTGGCTCACTGACTTTTCCTTACCTTCAGACAAGCTCTGTATCTATGGCCAATTTAGCGCAGGCTGACTGCTTGCTAGGTGCCAGCCACTCTTGGAAGAGTTTTAAGTAAATTACCACATTTAATCCCCTGCCCAAGCAACCTATTGACGAAGGTACTATTTTCacttccatttcatagatgagtatacttaggcacagagaggtaaagtgacttggccaaggttacACAATTagtaagtggctgagctggggaTTGATCCCAGGAAGTCTAACAAAACAtcgttttttatttttttaagctcactttattaaagatataatttacatacaacaaTATGCACAGAATTAAGTGTAGTTTGATGAGATTGGTACACACATCTGTGTAACCACCATCAGATTCAATTCACAGAATATATCACCCTGAAAATTTCCCTCATGACCCTTTCCAGTGGATACCACCCCCTCAACCTCAGAAGCACTTTCCTTATCTAAATTTTCgcatgaatggaatcatacagtccATCCCTAACACACAGGGCACTTCatagccttcttttttttttttgaggagagtctcactctgttgcccaggctagagtgccgtggcatcagcctagttcgcagcaacctcaaactcctgggctcaagcaatcctactgcctcagcctcccgagtagatgggactacaggcatgcgtcaccatgcctggataattttttctatgtatatttttagctgtgcatataatttctttctatttttagtagagacagggtctcactcttgctcaggctggtctcgaactcctgagttcaaacgaccctcccgcctcggcctcccagagtgctaggattacaggcgtgagccactgcgcccggccatcatagccttcttgtgcttaggaacactTGCCAGCACTTTAGCACTGTGCTTGGGGGCCATTTGAAATCACCAACAACGagctaaaaagttaaaaaaaaaatgtggcaccCAATAGACCGAGAAAAGGACATTTGTTTACTGTATGAGAGCTGACATACGAGCCGGCTCAGCTGGGAACCTGCACATCAGGTGACTCAATTTTTTTGCAGGTCTGTGCATAAGCATGCCCTGGAAGGACCGTGAAAGAACtgtattgattttggggttacaaataaattttagcaagtaggcaaaTTCCCAAGTACAGAAACTgcaaataatgaggatcaactgcAATTGGTTTCTTTCTGTGATCCTGTATGTTTCATTCATTGTAAGCATTTACAAACATTattctgggccaggtgcagtggctcgcacttgtaatcccagcactttgggaggccaaggcagaagaatttcttgagcccaggagttcgagaccagcctgggcaacattgtgagacccaaTCGTGgtgcacacgcctgtagtcccatctacttgggaggctgcggccagaggatctcttgagtccaggagtttgaggttgcagtgagctgtgataacaccactgcattccagcctgggtgacagagcgagacctagtctcttaaaaacaaacaaaaaagccacattatgggccgagtgcggtggctcatgcctgtaatcctagcactctgggaggcctaggcgggtggatcgtttgagctcaggagttcgagcccagcctgagcaagagcgagaccccatctctactaaaaatagaaagaaattagctggacaactaaaaatatatacaaaaaattagccaggcatggtggtgcatgcctgtagtcccagctactcgggaggctgaggcagtaggattgcttgagcccaggagtttgaggttgctgtgagctaggctgacgccacaacactctaacctgggcaacagagtgagactttgtccccccaaacaaacaaacaaaaaacacattataCTGTGAAGGGGGATATGGCCCTAAAAATGTGACAGACCACTGGTCTACAGGTAGGTGAGGAGAAACCAGCAAAAAAGGCTTGGAAGGAGCAGtgggagaagaaaaacaagaagaggGTAGAGTCTTAGATGCCTGTGAAGAAAGATTGTAACTTTATTCTGGAACTAGCTGGAAAGACTCCATGACCATCAATGCAGGATTAGCTGTTGTAACCAAATTGTGCAACAGgagaaaaaatgtaatttgctGGAATCATATTTACAGATATCTTCAAATATGCTGTGTATCCAGGTGACAGGCTCTTGTAGGGACTCCAAATAAATATCTCTCGAATGAATGAACTTGTTCCTTCCTCAATTTATAAGCCACAGACATCTCTGAACCAAATCTCCTCTACTTGGAACTTAAGTTCTTGAGTGAAAGAACAATTAAATACtttcaaaagtttttaatatgaaaaattttaaacaatttctttttggtaaaaaCAGGTAGGGCAGCCACCACCCCACAGCCCTGAGTGGGACAAGAAGGCACACAATACGAAGAGGGCAGAGACATGAGGTCCAATCTTGTAACAGCTTCTGAGGAAGATCTCAGTCCAAGGGTAAGTTCAAGTCCACGGGTGAAACGGCTAGGATGCCCTCCTGGAGGGGAAAAGTGGCAGAGCTCTGTGAGCAGGAAAGGTGTCCTTCACCTGCAACAGCGCCCCCATCAGCCCAGTGACATCAGAGACAGGGGATGGCAAAGAACCAGAGCAGGGAGGGGGACTGACACCtagagaaggggacagagacGCAGATAGAGGGGGATAGGGATTGAGGGAGAAAGACAGAGCCAGGGGACAGGGGGTGAGAGCACTGGAAGAGAgcggacagagacagagagagtggaGAATGGGGACAAAGACTCAGGGATGGAGAACAGAGCTCTGCCATTTTAATGATTAAGAGCCATGGCTTTGTATCCAAATCCCGATTCTAGGATTTTCCCTCTCAGCCCCCAGAAGACGAGGATAATAACAAAACCTCATGAGGCTGTTGTGGGGTTTAAATGAGATCATTCTGTTGAAATCCTCAGCAAGGACGTGGCCCCCTGGGAATACTCCCTCAGCTGACCTGTTATCACtcctattaaaaataacaattttaggccgggggcggtggctcacgcctgtaatcctagcactctgggaggccgaggcgagcggattgtttgagctcaggagttcgagaccagcctgagcaagagcgagaccccgtctctactaaaaatagaaagaaattatctggacaactaaaatatatatagaaaaaattagccgggcctggtggcgcatgcctgtagtcccagctacctgggaggctgaggcaggaggatcgcttaagtccaggagtttgaggttgctgtgagctaggctgacaccacggcactcactctagctagggcaacaaagcgagactctgtctcaaaaataaataaataaataaaataacaattttacaAACAAATGAGCTTCTTTGCTGAGCTCACATCATCCAGTCCCCTCAACATTTGCTTTGAGGTCTAAAGGGcatctccttcccttttttgaaatttctgaaaCAAGGGCTCtactgcccgggctagagtacagtgagtggcattggcctagctcacagcaacttcaaaatcctgggctcaagcgatcctcctgtctcagcctcccagacagctgggactacaagtgcgcaccacaccaggctaatttttctattttttgtagagatggggtctcactattgcccaggctcgtcttgaactcaagcaatcctcctgtctcagactcccaaagtgctaggattacagatgtgagccaccaaacccagctgGCATCTCTCTCTTAACTGGACCACTTCCAATCATCTCTGACTTCCTCAACTTGCTACCCCCCCCATCgcccccagccctcagccctccctcttccccatctCAGGGACCTCAGATGTACCCCTGCAACTACTCAAGCCagagtcctttttctttttaaacagagtctcacttgagtagctgggactacaggtgggcaccaccaggcctagctaattttttctatttttagtagagatgaggtctcgctcttgcttagggtggtcttgaactcctgagctcaagtgatcctcccgcctcagcctcccagagtactaggattacagaatCCTCTACTGACCCCCCTACGTTGGTCTGATTCATTCTCATCTCTCTGTGCTCCCTATTTCCACCCTCGCCCCCACAGTCTGCTCCCCACACAGCCACCAGGAGGCGCCTGTTAACACCTAAATCAGTTCAAGTCTCTCTGCTGCTTAGAGACCTTGGCTGACTTAAAGTCCAAGTTCGCAGGATGACCATAAAGCCCTGCATGCCACGATGGCCTCTCTTCTCATTCCAGCCGGCTTACAGTGCTCCGGCCCCACTGGCCTCCTCAGACACACCCGGCCAGCTCCTGCCAGGGAAGCCACGGTTACATTCCAAGAGCCTGGCATGTGTCCTCACAATGCATCTCACAGCCACCCAGGAGGCAGGTGAGATGGCCAGAGGGCCAGAGGGAAAAGTGGTGCTCAGGGAGATGGGGACAGTAGCCAAGCCACACAGCCAGCACGCTGGAGCCCAACCCAAGCCTGAGACCAGCATTGGAGATAAAGTAGTGAGTAAAAAAGAGGGAAGTCTCCTTGGTTTTCTAAAGCTGATACATTAGAGTCAGAAGAAgccaacaaacaaaaatgaataagaaaatgagtAAAACAAGTCAATGCTACCATCTGTTAGAAGGTGCAGAGTGCTACAGAAGGGAAAGTAAAGCAGGGCACTGGGTGGGAGGTGTGGAGGTGGCTGCGATTGTAAATGGGGACCAGGGAAGGCGTCACTGAGGGGGATACCAGTGCAGAAGGAGCAGAGGAAGCGAAGCAGGGGGTTACCCGGGGAAGGGCATCCTGGCAGGCATCACTGGAGGGGCAGGCAGTAAGCATATAACCACGCAAACGCacgcccactgtgtgccaggcagtgcaCCAAGTACTCACCAGGATGGTCCCATTTTAACCCTGACGACAACCCTTTGAGGTAGTGCTACCACTGTCCTCTACATAAAAGGAAACTTAAGCCCAGGGAGGGGTAATCACTCACCTCACAATTGTTAGTGTATACCAGTTAGGGTATACTAGCGGTAATCACTCATCGCACAAGGCTCACAATTGTTAGTGTATACCAGTGGTAATCACTCATCGCACAAAGTTCACAATTGTTAGTGTACGCCAGTTAGTGTATACCAGTGATAATCACTCATTGCACAAGGTTCACAATTGTTAGTGTATACCAGTGGTTTAAGCCAGGCATAGTGTCTGCGCTCATCATTGCAGTGCCTGGtgtacagtaggtgctcaacacaGCATAAATGGACAGTAGAGCTGGGAGAACACCTGAGGTCTGAAAGGAAACCTAAGACGACCCCGGCCCTCATCCATCACATCATAGTTGGGTTAAGTGAGGCCCGGAGAGGCTTCTGAGGCTCACCCAGCCCCCGTGGGCCTGGATCCAAGGCGCGAAGCTGTGCACGTGCTCCACGCTAAGTCCGGCCAGGGTGCCCCCGAGCCCGGCCACGCGCCGGCTCAGCTCCATGGCCAGAGCCAGGCGGGCCAGAGGCTCTGGTGAAGGTGGTGGCGGCCCAGGGCATGCGCGACTTGGGTGAGAGCTGCCCTCACGGCTGGAAAACAGCTCCACTAGGCGGGAGAAAGAGCCAGTGGACAGGCGGACCAGTTTGCTGCGCAGGGCGGGGTCGGAGGCCAgctgtggggcggggaggggaacAGGCAAGGTCCGCATAAGCCCGTAGGCGACTAGGAGGCGTGGCTTCCCCATTCAAGCCAACTCTCAATACTAAACCTCTAAGCCACACCCCATCTATCACACCAGCCAATCACAAGCCAGACTCTATGGTCTCTGCCAAACTACTCTTAGGACGGTGGCCTAGAACCTGAGCCTCTAAGCCACACCCCTGCTGTGGCCTCAACAGCCAATCAGGGCCAAGCTCTAGGTACCCACTGGGTTTTCCCAGTCAGAGACCCTGGGGCAGGGCTAAGGTCTACGACAGCCTTGCCCTCTACCATACAATTAATATTATGGAACCATGTACTTTGCCCAAATTCCCAAGCCAACCAGGTTTCAGGACAAGGTCATGAGCCATGCTTCCTCTGGCAGTCCATTTTCCCTACATTCTAAGCCTTGCCTCTCCCGTGATCAATGAGATTTTAGACACTCTCCCACTCCCACATTCATTCCCTTACTTCCCCAATTTGGCCCAGTCTCTCCTAGATCATGTATTTGATGGTCACATCCCCTGCATTTAGGCCACGCCCCTCTAACAAGCAATGAAAGCCACTAATATAAAGTACAGTACTGCCCTGACCATACCCCTGTCACTCAACCCTTCATTGAAGCCTTGTCCCACCTTCTCTACCCTTGACCACCCAAAGAAAATGCACATCCAGCTTGTGATCTCAGTGGCCCACTGTCCCAAACTCCTAAACTCGATGAGGGCTAGAACAGATGCCCATCACCTTCTGGTTGATGACTtccgcctcctcctccagcaAAGCCACCAGCCTCCGAAGCAGCGCTTCCTTCTCCGTGGGTGGGGGACCCTGTAACTCTGGAAGCAGAAGAGAATTTGGCTGGGAGCAGAACCCTGACTACCCTCTTACCCCCATCCTTCTCCAGGGCTCCTCTGCACCTCACCAGGGCTAGGTGGAGATCTCAGTTGCTCTTGGACCAGCTGTTCCAGCCGCTGGGCCACCAGGGCATAGAAGTCTGGAGTAGCTGGGCCTGGGGTGAAAAGAATTAATGACGGGTCTCCAAGACATCAGGAACTTATGGATTCTGTCTGTCTCCCAACTACCTTGCCATGAAGCAATGATTTCTAAGCAAGCAAACttggtaccaaaaaaaaaaaaaaaaaaaaagccaaaacccTTGTACTTTCCCCCTTTATCATATCCCCAAACTGGACTTAGAATGTTAGAGTCAAACTGGACCTTGAAGATTATCTCATCCAAGGAAGGCAAGCACAAGGCATTCCTGCTATTACCACCCTATCCCTTGGCCATTGCAGGCATCACCAGTTGATCACAGCACTCCTCTCCCCAGCTGTAAACTGCTTTTCAAGCTACCAGTCCCAGCAGCCATTACTAGTCTATCCATGGTTCACATATGAGAGGAAACCTGTTGGTCATTCTTGATCAAGTCCAATGCCTTTCCCATGAATTCCTACTCTGCTACTGAAAAACAGGGaagcagggaagagaaaggatttTTCCCAGAGTCATACAACCAAAATAGCCAGGGAGTTGTGATTGAAACCTACGTCTCCTGCCTTTCTATTAGGGGTATTCATGGCTACAAAAGTCCTAGGGGCAGGAAAGCATGTATGGAAGGAGAGAAATAACAACTAGATAGAAAGGGATCAAATGCCTTCcgaaaggcaacccacagaattgACAGATAGAAATCTAACTTGGGGATAGCAGAGGGGGGAGAACAGGATGGTGAAGGTTGGTGCTGAAGACCCCACACAGCTACCTCCTAGCTGAGTGATCTTAAACTAGCACCTTATCCTATGCCTTGCAAGTTTCACGAGTGATCTAAGGAAATCTCTTACCAGGCTCTG
Coding sequences within:
- the BCL2L12 gene encoding bcl-2-like protein 12 isoform X1 — its product is MAGSEELGLRDDTLKVLAAFLRRGEAAGSPVTTPPRSPAQEEPTDFLSRLRRCLPCPLGRGAVPPESPRPCSLPLRPCYGSEPGPATPDFYALVAQRLEQLVQEQLRSPPSPELQGPPPTEKEALLRRLVALLEEEAEVINQKLASDPALRSKLVRLSTGSFSRLVELFSSREGSSHPSRACPGPPPPSPEPLARLALAMELSRRVAGLGGTLAGLSVEHVHSFAPWIQAHGGWEGILAVSPVDLNLPLD
- the BCL2L12 gene encoding bcl-2-like protein 12 isoform X2, which encodes MAGSEELGLRDDTLKVLAAFLRRGEAAGSPVTTPPRSPAQEEPTDFLSRLRRCLPCPLGRGAVPPESPRPCSLPLRPCYGSEPGPATPDFYALVAQRLEQLVQEQLRSPPSPELQGPPPTEKEALLRRLVALLEEEAEVINQKEGILAVSPVDLNLPLD